Proteins found in one Nocardia brasiliensis ATCC 700358 genomic segment:
- a CDS encoding alpha/beta hydrolase → MTERIPVVFVHGLWLHATSWQDWAQCFADAGFDPIMPEWPGVPDTVSAARAVPERQAGVGIAEISAAYAEVVRGLPRPPVLIGHSMGGWVVQHLLGQGLGAAAVAISPGQIRGVKALSLTQGRAVLPVLGNPDNVKRAVSLSAKQFRFCFGNAVSPAESDALHAKWSMPSPARPLFQLAYANFIPNSPAAVDVRNDARGPLLLLSGKLDHTIPDVLTRAAVKRYRHTQAVTDYQRFDDRGHSLVVDSGWHTVADTALQWLRKVLP, encoded by the coding sequence ATGACAGAGCGCATACCGGTGGTTTTCGTGCACGGGTTGTGGCTGCACGCGACGAGCTGGCAGGACTGGGCACAGTGCTTCGCCGATGCCGGATTCGACCCGATCATGCCGGAATGGCCGGGGGTGCCCGATACCGTCTCGGCGGCTCGCGCGGTACCGGAGCGCCAGGCCGGCGTCGGCATCGCCGAGATCTCCGCGGCCTACGCCGAGGTCGTTCGCGGGTTGCCGCGCCCGCCCGTCCTGATCGGCCATTCGATGGGCGGCTGGGTCGTGCAGCATCTGCTGGGCCAGGGCTTGGGCGCCGCGGCGGTCGCCATCTCCCCCGGACAGATCCGCGGCGTCAAAGCGCTCAGCCTCACCCAGGGCCGGGCCGTGCTGCCGGTGCTGGGCAACCCGGACAACGTCAAACGCGCAGTCTCGCTGTCCGCCAAGCAGTTCCGCTTCTGCTTCGGCAACGCCGTGTCCCCGGCGGAGTCGGACGCCCTGCACGCGAAGTGGTCCATGCCCAGCCCGGCCCGGCCGTTGTTCCAGCTCGCGTACGCGAACTTCATCCCGAACTCCCCCGCCGCCGTCGATGTCCGCAACGACGCCCGCGGGCCGTTGCTGTTGCTCTCCGGCAAGCTCGACCACACCATCCCCGATGTCCTCACCCGCGCCGCCGTCAAGCGCTACCGGCACACCCAGGCGGTCACCGACTACCAGCGCTTCGACGACCGCGGCCACTCCCTCGTCGTCGACAGCGGCTGGCACACCGTCGCCGACACCGCGCTGCAGTGGCTCCGAAAGGTCCTGCCCTAG